The genomic region GTGCACTTTCTCGTCAGGAAATTCAACAAATAAATGATATGCAGTGGAAATAGCTGTTAAATACATGCAGCATAATGCAAGAGAACGCTCGAAAGCAAAGAAAGATCTAGCTTCTCTGCAAAGTGCTTTATGACCCACTTTACAGTGATTACACAGGCCCTGTTTCCCAACACACCATACTTAAAATGTAGCTGTGATAACTACAGACAGTGCACCGAGCCAACCCAATATCCTGAAAGAAGTGTCATTTCCATGAAATTCACAGAAACGATGCATAACTGTATCTACATTCATCTCCACCCTGCACCTCCACCCTCCAACCTAATCTCCCCTCCACCCTGCCAAGTGCACACGCTGGCACTGACCTTCAGTGGCTGCCCCAGTAAAGGCCCGTCTCCATCTGGACCCCCCACACGTGTAGACCACGGCCCGCAGGAACTCCCGTCCACACAGCCTCAGCCCGCTGCTCCCGCTGCTCTCCACCGGGGTACCTATGGCcgccaacagcacacacagagccaccGCTGGAAACAGGAAGGatctcatcttttttttctttcgtgcAGTTCAGAAGAAGGCTACTTTTTGATAGTTCTCAAAGTATTTACCGCTGACAGCTGTTTTCTAACTATTATATGACATACACCTGTACTGATGACTCTTGCCTGGCTCTGTTAGATGAGATACACCTGTACTCTTGCCTGCGTCTGTGGTCAGCGCTCCTGTGCAGTCTTTGATTCCCGTAAGAGATCCGAGGAGCCCAATTTATACCTGTGTGCTTCCCTGCGGTGATGCCGGCTTCCCTGTAGTTTTTCAAAAGCCGACGCGTGCATCGTTTTTCCATCATCTTCCCTAATGAGGCCATTCCGACTCCATCAGGTGAGCAGGgctttcctctccttcacatTTGATAGGGCTTGCGATTGCATCACGATTTGTGGAATCACAAGAAAAGGTTAATTAGTGCCATCCGTCCGCTGAAACGTCATGGGGAGGGCTTGGGAGTCAGTTTGAACAACTTGGCTGTTTTAATGACTGGCCTTTCTCTAATGCTGTGGTTTAATGGTGTTGTTCAGGTTAAGTGGTCAAGTAAAGTGGTCAGCCCATCCCATAACACATGGTGACCACCCATAAACAAGGGGTTTCCTGGCTCTGATGAGGCCACCGGTCCACGTGGCTTTGGCACCAACGCCCTCGACCTCCATACCTTTGTCGTACCTTGGAGgacacaaacatattttagtCCCTTTGATCGGGAATGGCGGCAGTCTGCCGCCTGTGACTCAGTAACACTAATGGAATCAGCGCTCAGTGCGTCACCAGTGTTTGAGGATGCTAATGCACTGAGCTAGAAATGATGACTGAGTCATACAACACACCCTCACCACACCCTTACTGTACTACAATAAAGAATAGGGAGATTAAAAACATTGAAGGAGACTAAATTAAGAATTGATGGAGACTACAAGTCTATACCTGTCCCTCATTGCTCTCCATCTGTGGTCATTTCACATGTGCACTCTCACCGCAGACACTCTCCAGGTCACAGTGAACAGATGTGGACCGGCCTGATGGCTAAAATCAGAGGCAGATGACTAGATTAGAGGTCAGTTTAGGACTGATCCTTTCCACACCCAAAGGCCACGGTCTGGATGTAATTCATAGGATGGATATATAAAATGTTAATGCTGAAAATGTTATTAGGGATATATTTTACTTCCTGATGGTTTGTTTTTGATTGATTTTACTTGAATTTAAAACAGTAATACACAACCTACCTGTTTTCGAAAATcgtatattatttaattattattatattattattatttattaattcatattaattatattattattattaatattatcattattgttatatTATTTTAATCTTATTTTATTTGCAGCTCTGCCTCCCAGCACAAATGTGTAGTTATTTCTGTGTCCATTAGATGTCAGAATATGAATAGATTCATGTGTGGTGGGCTACTGGAAGATCATGGACATGCTTCATAGGAGGGAGACTCTGTCTTAAGGATTCTCTTTTATACAAGAGTGACACGGCCCTGCTGGCAAGTATCGTGTCATGTTAGTTTCTTCATCAAGACCTATAATCATCTATTGGTATGGTTCCGATAACTATGCTATTGCTACACTGCCCTGAAATTGTTGCTTGTTAGATCCGTTTGAgttaaaagacacaaaacattcAATTTCTTAATACTTCACTTTTCCATTAGGTCCATTATGGTAGATCTTCAGAGACACAACATGTTCTGAACCAGGATTTATATGTACGGTGACATTTTAAAATCACTTTGCTTCTAAAATAAACTGGACTCCGATCGTCATTCTATGCACCTCGTCATATCATCTTAAATCATAAACTTTGTCACTTTCATTGTTCTGTACTGTCAAGTTGTACAAGTGTTATC from Clupea harengus chromosome 25, Ch_v2.0.2, whole genome shotgun sequence harbors:
- the insl5b gene encoding insulin-like 5b, translating into MRSFLFPAVALCVLLAAIGTPVESSGSSGLRLCGREFLRAVVYTCGGSRWRRAFTGAATEGYTDQTGLESAETTPETRRLRRDLTQLLSNICCQVGCRKSDITKLC